Proteins encoded in a region of the Bacillus sp. T3 genome:
- the pyrE gene encoding orotate phosphoribosyltransferase translates to MKRLIAERLLEIEAVALQPNNPFTWASGLRSPIYCDNRLTLSYPEVRKEIASGLKTLIEENFSGVEVVAGTATAGIPHAAWVSDLLDLPMCYVRSKPKGHGKGNQIEGRVSEGQKVVVVEDLISTGGSVITAVEALREAGCEVLGVVSIFTYQLAKGEEMLVEAGVKAVSLTDFTTLAEVAAAKGYIEAADAETLAAWRVDPAEWGKQFA, encoded by the coding sequence ATGAAACGTTTAATTGCCGAAAGATTATTAGAAATTGAAGCTGTAGCATTGCAGCCAAATAACCCATTTACATGGGCTTCAGGTTTGCGTTCACCGATTTATTGTGATAATCGCTTAACTTTATCTTATCCTGAAGTGCGCAAGGAAATCGCGAGTGGTTTGAAAACGTTGATTGAAGAGAATTTTAGTGGTGTTGAGGTTGTTGCTGGAACGGCTACAGCTGGGATCCCACATGCAGCTTGGGTAAGCGATTTGCTTGATTTACCAATGTGCTATGTTCGTTCAAAGCCGAAAGGCCATGGTAAAGGGAACCAGATCGAAGGTCGTGTTTCAGAAGGGCAAAAGGTTGTCGTCGTCGAGGATTTAATTTCAACTGGCGGCAGCGTGATTACAGCAGTAGAAGCGTTACGTGAAGCAGGCTGTGAAGTATTGGGCGTCGTGTCAATCTTTACATACCAGCTCGCTAAGGGTGAAGAGATGCTTGTTGAGGCAGGGGTTAAAGCAGTTTCGTTAACAGATTTTACAACGCTTGCTGAGGTAGCTGCAGCGAAAGGTTATATTGAAGCAGCGGATGCAGAAACACTTGCGGCATGGCGGGTTGATCCAGCTGAATGGGGCAAGCAATTTGCGTAA
- a CDS encoding dihydroorotate dehydrogenase, with translation MSSLNIELPGLSLKNPVIPASGCFGFGKEYSQLFDLDKLGAIMIKATTSEPRFGNPTPRVAETEAGMLNAIGLQNPGLEKVMAEELPWLAQRFSVPIIANVAGSKEEDYVEVARKISTAPNVHALELNISCPNVKTGGIAFGTCPDTAKHLTKLVKEVSEVPVYVKLSPNVTNIVEIAKAVEAGGADGITMINTLLGMRLDLKTAKPILANRTGGLSGPAIKPVAIRMIHDVSQAVLIPIIGMGGISSAEDVIEFFYAGASAVAVGTANFVDPFVCPTIIDELPDLLKKLGYEHISECTGRSWGRHEQFAHHRA, from the coding sequence ATGAGTTCATTAAACATCGAATTACCAGGTCTGTCTTTGAAAAATCCAGTCATCCCTGCATCGGGCTGCTTTGGCTTTGGAAAAGAATATAGTCAGCTATTTGATTTAGATAAGCTTGGCGCGATTATGATCAAGGCGACAACAAGTGAGCCGCGCTTTGGAAACCCAACACCACGGGTTGCGGAAACAGAAGCAGGAATGCTTAACGCAATCGGCCTGCAAAATCCGGGACTTGAGAAAGTTATGGCGGAGGAGCTCCCATGGTTAGCCCAGCGCTTCTCTGTTCCAATTATTGCGAATGTCGCTGGCTCTAAGGAAGAGGACTATGTTGAAGTAGCACGAAAAATTTCAACAGCACCAAATGTCCATGCGTTAGAATTGAACATTTCCTGTCCAAACGTTAAAACGGGCGGTATTGCCTTTGGTACTTGTCCAGATACAGCAAAGCATTTAACAAAATTGGTGAAGGAAGTTTCAGAGGTTCCAGTGTATGTGAAATTGTCACCAAATGTCACCAATATTGTGGAAATCGCCAAGGCGGTTGAAGCGGGTGGTGCAGATGGAATAACGATGATCAACACATTACTTGGCATGCGCTTGGATCTGAAAACGGCGAAACCAATTTTAGCTAACCGCACAGGTGGATTATCCGGTCCAGCCATTAAACCGGTCGCGATTCGAATGATTCATGATGTCAGTCAAGCGGTTTTGATTCCAATCATCGGTATGGGCGGAATTTCTAGTGCAGAAGATGTAATCGAATTTTTCTATGCTGGAGCAAGTGCTGTGGCAGTTGGGACAGCCAACTTTGTCGACCCATTTGTATGTCCAACCATTATCGATGAATTACCTGATCTATTGAAAAAATTAGGCTATGAACATATTTCAGAATGTACGGGAAGGAGCTGGGGACGCCATGAACAATTCGCTCATCATCGCGCTTGA
- a CDS encoding carbamoyl phosphate synthase small subunit produces MKRQLILEDGTIMIGEGFGSDTDTIGEVVFNTGMTGYQEILSDPSYCGQIVTLTYPLIGNYGINRDDFESIQPAIKGFIVKEATDFPSNWRNEMPIDQYFKIKNIPGIAGIDTRKLTRIIRNHGTLKGAICSIEEDAEKIVEMLREKPLQTDQVKKVSTVAPYASPGRGNRVVLVDFGMKHGILRELNHRDCDVIVVPYHFSAEQILQLSPDGVMLSNGPGDPKSVPEAKEMIAGLIGKVPLFGICLGHQLFALSCGANTEKMKFGHRGSNHPVKDLLTGKVALTSQNHGYTVEEDSISGTNLEVTHIALNDGTVEGLKHKEYPAFTVQFHPEASPGPEDTNGLFDRFISMIEQHKQENGRVLNNA; encoded by the coding sequence ATGAAAAGACAATTGATACTTGAAGACGGAACGATCATGATTGGGGAAGGTTTTGGAAGTGATACCGACACAATTGGAGAGGTCGTTTTTAACACAGGGATGACAGGTTATCAGGAAATCTTATCGGATCCATCCTATTGTGGACAAATTGTTACCCTCACCTATCCGTTAATTGGAAACTATGGAATTAATCGAGATGATTTTGAATCGATTCAACCAGCTATCAAAGGCTTTATCGTTAAGGAAGCAACTGATTTCCCATCAAACTGGCGAAATGAAATGCCGATTGATCAGTATTTTAAAATCAAAAACATTCCAGGGATTGCCGGTATCGATACAAGAAAATTAACAAGAATCATTCGTAATCATGGTACATTAAAGGGTGCTATCTGCAGTATCGAAGAAGATGCAGAAAAAATAGTCGAAATGTTAAGAGAAAAGCCTCTCCAAACGGATCAGGTGAAAAAAGTTTCTACAGTTGCACCTTACGCTAGCCCAGGTAGAGGAAATCGTGTCGTGTTAGTGGATTTCGGGATGAAGCACGGTATCTTAAGAGAATTAAACCATCGTGATTGTGATGTGATTGTCGTACCATACCACTTTTCAGCAGAACAAATTCTACAATTAAGCCCTGATGGTGTGATGCTTTCGAACGGACCTGGGGATCCAAAGAGTGTACCTGAAGCGAAGGAAATGATCGCTGGTCTAATTGGTAAGGTTCCGCTTTTCGGAATTTGTTTAGGGCATCAATTATTCGCACTATCATGTGGAGCAAACACAGAAAAAATGAAGTTTGGTCATCGTGGTTCAAACCATCCAGTAAAAGACCTACTTACAGGCAAAGTCGCATTAACTTCACAAAACCACGGTTATACAGTGGAAGAAGATTCGATTTCTGGAACAAATTTAGAAGTGACTCATATTGCACTTAACGATGGAACAGTCGAAGGGTTAAAGCACAAAGAATACCCTGCCTTCACTGTCCAATTCCATCCTGAGGCTTCACCAGGACCAGAAGATACAAATGGATTATTTGATCGTTTCATCAGTATGATTGAACAACACAAACAAGAGAACGGGAGAGTGCTAAATAATGCCTAA
- a CDS encoding dihydroorotase, with protein sequence MSIIIRNGQLLTESGEQIQAELYIENGKIVEINKEITRDADEVIDGAGLLIAPGFIDLHVHLREPGGEKKETIETGTKAAARGGFTTLAAMPNTRPVPDSKEQLGWLNNRIQETAAVRVLPYASISIRELGKELTNFEELKEAGAFAFTDDGVGIQEAGMMLEAMKKAAQLNMAIVAHCEDNSLINKGCVHEGEFSKANGLNGIPSVCESVQIARDVLLAEAANCHYHVCHISTKESVRTVRDAKRAGIKVTAEVTPHHLLLSEEDIPGLDPNFKMNPPLRGIGDKMALIEGLLDGTIDFIATDHAPHTAEEKNAGMQLAPFGIVGLETAFPLMYTHFVETGILTLKQLIDFLTIKPAEPFDLPFGKIEVGATADIVLLDLQHEEKIDSTNFLSKGKNTPFDGWNCKGWPVLTIVEGKIVWKKETVKL encoded by the coding sequence ATGTCAATCATCATCAGAAATGGCCAGTTGCTAACTGAGAGTGGAGAACAAATTCAAGCAGAACTTTACATTGAAAATGGAAAAATTGTCGAGATAAATAAAGAGATTACTAGGGATGCAGATGAAGTAATTGATGGAGCTGGACTTCTAATTGCACCAGGATTTATTGACCTGCACGTTCACCTTCGTGAGCCAGGGGGAGAGAAAAAGGAAACAATTGAAACTGGAACAAAGGCTGCTGCTCGAGGTGGGTTTACAACACTTGCGGCAATGCCAAATACAAGACCTGTTCCAGATTCAAAAGAACAATTAGGCTGGTTAAACAACCGAATTCAGGAAACAGCTGCTGTTCGGGTTTTACCCTATGCTTCCATTTCTATTAGGGAGCTAGGTAAAGAACTTACTAATTTTGAAGAATTGAAAGAAGCCGGTGCATTTGCATTCACCGACGATGGTGTTGGGATTCAGGAAGCAGGAATGATGCTTGAGGCAATGAAAAAAGCAGCACAGCTTAACATGGCGATTGTCGCTCATTGTGAAGATAATTCATTAATCAATAAAGGCTGTGTACATGAAGGGGAATTTTCAAAAGCTAATGGTCTAAACGGTATTCCATCTGTTTGTGAATCGGTCCAAATTGCCCGTGATGTATTATTAGCTGAAGCAGCAAACTGTCACTATCATGTTTGTCATATCAGCACAAAGGAATCTGTGCGTACGGTAAGAGATGCAAAGCGTGCCGGAATTAAAGTCACAGCAGAAGTAACGCCTCACCATCTTCTGTTAAGTGAAGAGGATATCCCGGGGTTGGATCCAAACTTTAAGATGAATCCACCGCTTCGTGGTATTGGAGACAAAATGGCTCTGATTGAGGGGTTACTAGATGGAACGATTGACTTCATTGCAACCGACCATGCACCACATACTGCGGAAGAAAAGAACGCAGGAATGCAGCTGGCACCATTCGGAATCGTTGGACTTGAAACAGCATTCCCGCTAATGTATACACATTTTGTTGAAACAGGAATTTTAACACTAAAACAACTAATTGATTTCTTAACCATAAAGCCTGCAGAACCTTTTGATCTTCCGTTTGGAAAAATCGAAGTAGGGGCAACAGCAGACATTGTGTTACTTGACTTACAGCATGAAGAAAAAATCGATTCAACCAATTTTCTTTCTAAAGGAAAAAATACACCATTTGACGGTTGGAATTGTAAGGGTTGGCCAGTGCTAACTATCGTTGAAGGAAAAATCGTTTGGAAAAAGGAGACGGTGAAGCTATGA
- a CDS encoding aspartate carbamoyltransferase catalytic subunit, whose translation MSHLLTTTELSTEDIRQILSDAQLFAEGKQWTPQKTTYVANLFFEPSTRTKSSFEMAERKLGLQVIPFEAGRSSVLKGETLYDTVRTLESIGLDAVVIRHEQDNYFNELKNKFNLSIVNAGDGCGHHPTQSLLDLLTIQQEFGKFEGLKVAIIGDIRHSRVARSNADALVRLGAQVVFSGPEAWFDEEMPHGCIMEPIDRAISTSDVVMLLRIQHERHNETETADLNEYHLQYGLTVEREQRMKQGSIIMHPAPVNRGVEIADCLVECEKSRIFKQMENGVYVRMAVLKRVIETSQGGSENVNHHQKWPVAN comes from the coding sequence ATGAGTCATTTACTTACAACTACGGAGCTATCAACCGAGGACATAAGACAAATATTAAGTGATGCACAGCTCTTTGCCGAAGGAAAACAGTGGACACCACAGAAAACTACATATGTGGCTAATTTGTTTTTTGAACCGAGCACGAGAACGAAAAGCAGCTTCGAAATGGCTGAACGAAAGCTTGGATTACAGGTAATTCCGTTTGAAGCAGGTCGCTCAAGTGTATTAAAAGGGGAAACATTGTACGATACAGTCCGCACGTTAGAATCTATTGGCCTTGACGCAGTCGTGATTCGCCACGAGCAAGATAATTACTTTAATGAGTTAAAAAATAAATTTAATCTTTCCATCGTTAATGCGGGGGATGGCTGCGGTCATCATCCAACCCAATCGCTCTTGGATCTTTTAACGATACAACAGGAATTCGGAAAATTCGAAGGCTTAAAGGTAGCAATTATAGGGGATATTCGCCACAGCCGTGTTGCAAGATCAAATGCAGATGCATTAGTTCGCCTTGGAGCACAGGTTGTTTTCTCAGGGCCTGAGGCTTGGTTTGACGAAGAAATGCCACATGGGTGTATAATGGAACCGATAGACCGTGCGATTTCGACATCAGACGTCGTTATGTTACTTAGAATTCAACATGAGCGTCATAATGAGACAGAAACTGCAGATCTCAATGAATATCATCTTCAATATGGTCTAACGGTTGAAAGAGAACAAAGGATGAAGCAAGGAAGTATTATCATGCATCCAGCACCAGTTAATCGAGGTGTGGAAATTGCAGATTGCCTAGTTGAATGCGAAAAGTCCAGAATCTTCAAGCAAATGGAGAATGGAGTTTATGTTCGGATGGCAGTGTTAAAACGGGTTATTGAAACATCACAAGGGGGTAGTGAGAATGTCAATCATCATCAGAAATGGCCAGTTGCTAACTGA
- a CDS encoding solute carrier family 23 protein, translating to MNKPALDINEVPSPGKWLTLSLQHLFAMFGATILVPYLVGLSPSIALISSGLGTIAFLIITKWQVPAYLGSSFAFIAPVIAAKASGGPGGAMIGTFLAGLVYGLVSLVIYKAGYRWIMNLLPPVVVGPIIVVIGLALSGTAVGMAMNNAKGEYSLLYFSIALVTLAATIICSIYMKGMLSLIPILFGIIVGYVYALAVGVVDFSPVREAKWLEMPDFIFPFVDYKVKVTLDLVLLMVPVAIVTLSEHIGHQLVLSKVVGRDYIKNPGLHRSILGDGMATMISGLIGGPPKTTYGENIGVLAITKVYSVYVLFGAAVIATIFGFVGKITALISTIPTLVMGGVSILLFGIIASSGLRMLVDSKVDFGNNRNLMISSVILVIGIGGAFIKVSDDFQIQGMALAAIIGVLLNLVLPGREPMKEDMFETEKNDVA from the coding sequence ATGAATAAACCAGCATTAGATATCAATGAAGTACCATCACCAGGAAAATGGTTAACATTAAGTCTCCAGCACTTATTTGCAATGTTTGGCGCAACCATCCTTGTTCCATACTTAGTTGGATTGAGCCCTTCAATTGCCCTTATCTCAAGTGGTCTCGGTACAATCGCCTTTTTGATTATTACGAAATGGCAGGTACCAGCTTATCTTGGTTCATCGTTTGCTTTTATCGCTCCAGTTATTGCAGCCAAAGCGAGCGGCGGTCCTGGCGGTGCGATGATCGGAACATTCTTAGCCGGTCTAGTTTATGGTTTGGTATCCTTAGTGATTTACAAAGCAGGTTACCGATGGATTATGAATTTACTTCCACCAGTTGTAGTAGGACCGATTATCGTTGTTATCGGTTTAGCATTATCTGGGACAGCGGTTGGTATGGCGATGAATAACGCTAAAGGCGAATACAGCTTACTTTACTTTTCAATCGCGCTTGTCACTTTAGCAGCAACGATTATTTGCTCGATTTACATGAAAGGGATGTTAAGCTTAATCCCAATCCTATTCGGAATTATTGTTGGTTATGTTTATGCGCTAGCTGTCGGAGTTGTTGATTTTTCACCAGTAAGAGAAGCAAAATGGTTGGAAATGCCAGACTTCATCTTCCCATTTGTTGATTATAAAGTAAAAGTTACATTAGATCTTGTTCTGCTAATGGTACCGGTTGCGATTGTAACATTGTCAGAGCATATCGGACACCAGTTAGTTCTAAGTAAAGTTGTTGGTCGTGATTATATTAAAAACCCAGGTCTTCACCGCTCGATTTTAGGAGATGGTATGGCGACCATGATTTCCGGTTTAATCGGTGGTCCGCCAAAAACAACCTATGGAGAAAACATTGGCGTCCTCGCGATTACAAAGGTTTATAGTGTGTATGTATTATTCGGTGCAGCTGTCATTGCTACAATCTTCGGGTTTGTTGGCAAAATAACAGCATTGATCTCAACGATACCGACCCTGGTTATGGGTGGAGTTTCGATCCTATTATTCGGAATTATTGCTTCATCAGGCTTAAGAATGCTCGTTGACAGCAAAGTGGATTTTGGAAACAATCGTAACTTAATGATTTCCTCTGTCATCCTAGTTATCGGAATTGGCGGTGCGTTTATTAAAGTAAGTGATGACTTCCAAATCCAAGGAATGGCACTTGCTGCCATCATTGGTGTGTTACTCAACCTAGTTCTTCCTGGAAGAGAACCGATGAAAGAAGATATGTTTGAAACAGAAAAAAATGATGTTGCATAA
- the pyrR gene encoding bifunctional pyr operon transcriptional regulator/uracil phosphoribosyltransferase PyrR: MSQKAIVLDEQAIRRALTRIAHEIIERNKGIKNCVIVGIRTRGIYLANRLSERIEQIEGTKVPVGEIDITLYRDDLTKITVDEQPLVKGNNIPIDINNQIVILVDDVLFTGRTVRAAIDAVIDIGRPASVQLAVLVDRGHRELPIRADYVGKNIPTSSSEKIVVELTEVDETDQVSIYDK; encoded by the coding sequence TTGAGCCAAAAAGCAATTGTTTTGGATGAACAAGCAATACGCAGAGCACTTACACGAATAGCCCACGAAATTATTGAAAGAAATAAAGGAATTAAAAATTGCGTCATCGTTGGAATTAGGACTAGAGGGATTTATTTAGCAAATCGATTAAGTGAACGGATCGAACAAATCGAAGGCACAAAAGTTCCTGTAGGTGAAATTGATATTACATTATATCGTGATGATTTGACAAAAATAACAGTAGACGAACAGCCTCTTGTAAAAGGAAATAACATCCCGATTGATATAAACAATCAAATCGTGATTTTAGTGGATGATGTTTTGTTTACTGGCAGAACGGTCAGAGCTGCAATTGATGCAGTAATTGACATCGGTCGTCCAGCATCTGTTCAACTGGCTGTATTGGTGGATCGAGGACATCGAGAATTACCGATTCGAGCGGATTACGTAGGAAAAAACATTCCCACTTCAAGCTCTGAAAAAATTGTAGTTGAATTAACAGAAGTTGATGAAACAGATCAGGTAAGTATTTACGACAAATAA
- the lspA gene encoding signal peptidase II, with product MFYYIIALFVIFLDQLTKWLIVKNLKIGESIEIIENFLYITSHRNRGAAWGILQGQMWFFYAITIVVIVAIVIYIQKAVKGKWLMGVSLGLMLGGAIGNFIDRVVRKEVVDFINTYIFGYDFPVFNIADSALVIGVILLMIQMLKEESEAKRSK from the coding sequence GTGTTTTATTACATAATTGCTTTGTTTGTTATTTTCCTCGACCAACTTACCAAGTGGTTAATCGTTAAAAATCTCAAGATTGGGGAAAGTATAGAGATAATCGAAAACTTTCTTTATATCACCTCCCATCGAAATCGTGGTGCAGCGTGGGGCATATTACAGGGGCAAATGTGGTTTTTCTATGCGATTACCATCGTTGTCATTGTTGCGATTGTAATTTATATCCAAAAGGCAGTAAAAGGGAAGTGGTTGATGGGAGTTTCGCTCGGACTAATGCTTGGTGGTGCGATTGGAAACTTTATTGACCGTGTAGTTCGAAAAGAAGTTGTCGATTTTATCAATACTTATATTTTCGGGTATGATTTCCCGGTATTTAATATAGCCGATTCTGCGTTAGTAATTGGTGTTATTTTGTTAATGATTCAAATGTTAAAAGAAGAAAGTGAAGCAAAAAGGAGTAAATAA